From Vanrija pseudolonga chromosome 1, complete sequence, a single genomic window includes:
- the TERT gene encoding Telomerase reverse transcriptase, which produces MLPPIQPPNPVGVGTRRPTQIAYRPSFEPFTTTQYMTPESESWRLEELERYQVDNLILDDIKIAESMLRPTHTPSNQHFWFKEFFPRIAYEWCFWYDRTVTSDEVDQRLAALINDMLYAFHHRIVDQATRQRYSVWELLESVRARLFTDTMGYRWEDERPRGDPGPKTLRHKTLSAYYDRLTTLGSHLASVVGDGELVYHSDPAAYHALLRDIICAPLAHHHGEWPAGGPADGTQQEALDRIIRELSRGGGDRRDVLCGPKTTDRKINISRPGVDAGLASQPSSELRFLPWRILRSRLGNDRFRYLFLTTALFAQLGNNCYMQLSGPPIYKLYDQVKARREIKPAPKRKAVDKGRERPKRRKGEAGAPIANVPSTKAADLILARQVMFYGRPSRTASRTIVYGLPRSHPLNKFYSDPSHLPTDQECLELLRVVFPSTPADESALKGKRTGQMLGVMRELLVAQKKINYRALLRMCVDRQRDVDLESYPSLPPKPLKRGRPTKPDDVPVQHQPPSLPTSTPKPAPPLEPLSHNQVCRFLSSVLHKLLSGYITGCEHNRNVISRNAHALVRAKMYEPISVHSLLQGLRINDLAWLAVGEDRRVPPQEAIKRRQLAQEFLTWLFDSYLIPLLRSSFYITEMAETRYETVYYPHDQWARAAEPHLRVLENNLLEELDQEAADTAINGQLGVSAVRLIPKPTGFRPIVNLGRRIRVQNALGVSSNQPAVTTANDILRTVHQVLTFEKNRKRASLGASLFGTNEIFTPVNELKTELVAKHGALPRLYFAKMDIKAAFDTIKQDKMLQIVERLLDEDYDYCLMMYCMLLPPASKASQGTARRLFKTRADVNEGDVSNFTQYARDIARPYRNAVLVDMVRRKEVTRDHCVQLLRTHIQSNVWKVNNKFFRQRTGIPQGSTISSLLCSFFYAAMEAEHLKWTRRPGTRLLRYIDDFLLITDDYKVARSFVETMHRGFPDYGAFVSPNKTLLSFELAPGGLAAPVAPMHKDGSCYFPYCGFLIDATTLDMSIDHDRLLTGPTRQSFALRSSRNRGAAFVGWFSRQLENRNHVAFLDTHHNDLDTVYLNVFLNFGLTAMKIPHYFGLGSTVHQVRADLVYAWLLLSIDYTYSAGRARVRHHTRGDEHEHFNIGRAAFGFLAKTAIHHVLVRQASRFGSVANRFERDLMSKGSRGFAARLSGVVNRGLDIIDRAKF; this is translated from the exons ATGCTCCCACCCATCCAGCCGCCCAACCCAGTCGGCGTAGGCACCCGCCGGCCAACCCAGATTGCGTACCGGCCGTCCTTCGAGCCATtcacgacgacgc AGTACATGACccccgagtccgagtcgtggCGTCTTGA AGAGCTCGAGCGCTACCAAGTCGACAACCTCATCCTTGAC GACATCAAGATCGCCGAGAGCAT GCTCAGACCGACACACACGCCGTCCAACCAGCACTTCTGGTTCAAGGAGTTTTTCCCCCGCATCGCCTAT GAGTGGTGCTTCTGGTACGACCG AACCGTGACGtccgacgaggtcgaccagcgcctcgcggcaCTCATCAACGACATGCTGTACGCGTTCCACCACCGCATCGTCGACCAAGCCACGCGCCAGCGCTACTCGGTCTGGGAGCTGCTCGagagcgtgcgcgcc CGCCTGTTCACCGACACGATGGGCTATCGCTGGGAGGACGAGCGTCC TCGCGGCGACCCAGGTCCCAAGACACTGCGGCACAAGACCCTATCAGCATACTATGACCGTCTCACCACGCTGGGCAGCCACCTTGCCAGCGTggtcggtgacggcgagctggtctACCACTCTGATCCGGCAGCGTACCACGCACTACTGCGTGACATTATCTgtgcgccgctcgcgcaccaCCATGGCGAGTGGCCAGCTGGTGGCCCAGCAGATGGCACGCAGCAGGAGGCTCTTGACCGCATCATCCGCGAGCTGAGTCGCGGGGGCGGTGACCGTCGTGACGTGCTCTGCGGGCCGAAG ACCACGGACCGCAAGATCAACATCTCACGCCCTGGAGTCGATGCAGGCTTAGCGAGCCAGCCAAGCAGCGAGCTGCGCTTCCTCCCATGGAGGATCCTGCGGTCGAG GCTCGGCAACGACAGGTTCCGCTACCTCTTCCTCACGACGGCGCTGTTCGCGCAGCTCGGTAACAACTGCTACATGCAGCTGTCCGGGCCACCGATATACAAGCTCTACGACCAGGTCAAGGCCAGGCGCGAGATCAAGCCCGCGccgaagcgcaaggccgtcgacaagGGCCGCGAGCGGCCCAAGCGTCGTAAAGGCGAGGCAGGGGCGCCGATCGCCAACGTGCCGTCGACCAAGGCGGCCGACTTGATCCTTGCTCGCCAGGTAATGTTCTACGGCAGGCCGTCGcgaacggcgtcgaggactATTGTATATGGTCTTCCGCGGAGCC ACCCCTTGAACAAGTTCTACAGCGACCCGTCGCACCTCCCCACGGATCAAGAatgcctcgagctcctccgcgTCGTGTTCCCTTCGACGCCGGCTGACGAGAGCGCACTCAAGGGCAAGCGTACAGGGCAGATGCTGGGCGTgatgcgcgagctgctggtaGCCCAGAAGAAGATCAACTATCGTGCTCTCCTCCGCATGTGTGTCGACCGGCAG AGGGATGTTGATCTG GAGTCTTACCCCTCGCTCCCGCCTAAGCCGTTAAAGCGAGGTCGCCCAACGAAGCCGGACGATGTGCCGGTGCAGCATCAACCGCCATCCCTGCCAACCTCGACACCAAAACCAGCTCCCCCGCTCGAGCCGCTGTCTCATAATCAG GTCTGCCGGTTCCTGTCTTCGGTGCTGCACAAGCTGCTCTCAGGCTATATCACAGGTTGCGAGCACAACCGCAATGTGATCAGTCGAA ATGCCCACGCGCTTGTTCGCGCAAAGATGTACGAGCCGATCAGCGTCCACTCGCTCTTGCAGGGCCTGCGTATCAACGACTTGGCCTGGCTTGCCGTGGGGGAGGACCGGCGTGTGCCTCCCCAGGAGGCTATCAAGCGTCGCCAGCTTGCCCAGGAGTTTCTAACTTGGCTCTTCGATTCTTACCTCATCCCTTTGCTACGA TCGTCTTTCTACATCACTGAGATGGCAGAGACACGCTACGAGACCGTGTACTACCCGCACGACCAGTGGGCGCGGGCAGCCGAACCCCATCTGAGGGTGCTCGAGAACAACCTTCTCGAAGAGCTGGACCAGGAGGCGGCGGATACGGCCATCAACGGGCAGCTCGGTGTCTCCGCCGTGCGGCTCATCCCCAAGCCGACCGGTTTCCGACCCATCGTCAACCTAGGGCGACGAATC CGTGTTCAGAATGCCCTCGGTGTATCGAGCAATCAGCCGGCCGTGACTACGGCAAACGACATCCTCCGCACTGTCCACCAGGTGCTCACGTTCGAGAAG AACCGCAAACGCGCATCACTAGGCGCGTCCCTCTTCGGCACGAACGAGATCTTCACTCCTGTCAATGAACTCAAGACCGAGCTCGTGGCTAAACATGGTGCTCTGCCCAGGCTCTACTTTGCCAAGATGGATATCAAGGCTGCCTTCGACACCATCAAGCAGGACAAGATGCTGCAGATTGTGGAACGGCTCCTGGACGAG GACTACGACTACTGCTTAATGATGTACTGCATGCTGCTCCCACCCGCGAGCAAGGCGTCCCAAGGAACCGCAAGGCGGCTGTTCAAGACTCGCGCCGACGTGAATGAGGGCGACGTCTCAAACTTTACCCAGTACGCTCGAGACATTGCTCGGCCGTACCGCAATGCCGTCCTTGTGGACATG GTTCGGCGGAAGGAGGTCACTCGAGACCACTGTGTGCAGCTCCTGCGAACACACATCCAGAGTAACGTGTGGAAGGTCAACAACAAGTTCTTTCGCCAGAGGACTGGCATTCCCCAGGGCTCGACGATCTCCAGTCTGCTGTGCTCCTTCTTCTACGCCGCCATGGAGGCAGAACACCTCAAGTGGACAAGGCGGCCTGGGACA CGCTTGCTTCGCTATATTGACgacttcctcctcatcacgGACGACTACAAGGTGGCACGGAGCTTCGTGGAGACGATGCACCGCGGCTTCCCCGACTACGGCGCATTTGTGTCCCCCAACAAGACGCTGCTGTCCTTTGAGCTGGCACCAGGTGGCCTAGCTGCCCCCGTGGCGCCGATGCACAAAGATGGCTCATGCT ACTTCCCCTACTGCGGGTTCCTCATCGACGCGACCACGCTGGATATGAGTATCGACCATGATCGCCTGCTGACTGGCC CTACGCGCCAGTCATTCGCCCTCCGGTCGAGTCGCAACCGCGGCGCAGCCTTTGTCGGTTGGTTCAGCAGGCAGCTCGAGAACCGCAACCATGTGGCTTTT CTCGATACACACCACAACGACCTGGACACGGTGTATCTCAACGTATTCCTCAACTTTGGCCTGACGGCGATGAAGATTCCACACTACTTTGGCCTGGGCTCGACTGTGCATCAAGTCCGAGCAGATCTTGTGTATG CGTGGCTGCTCTTGTCCATCGACTACACGTACAGTGCCGGTCGTGCCCGTGTGCGTCATCATACGCGTGGTGATGAGCACGAGCACTTCAATATCGGCCGTGCGGCATTTGGATT CCTCGCGAAGACCGCCATACACCACGTCCTTGTCCGCCAAGCTTCACGCTTCGGCTCTGTTGCCAACCGATTTGAGCGCGACCTCATGAGCAAAGGCAGTAGAGGCTTTGCAGCGCGCTTGAGCGGTGTCGTGAACCGCGGGCTAGACATCATAGACCGGGCAAAGTTTTAG
- the rps902 gene encoding 40S ribosomal protein S9-B — protein MGSAPRKQSKTYKVPKRPYEAARLDAELKLAGEYGLRNKREIWRIQLTLSKIRRAARELLKLDDKDPKRLFEGNALIRRLVRIGVLDDSRMRLDYVLALKTEDFLERRLQTQVFKLGLAKSVHHARVLIRQRHIRVGKQVVNVPSFVVRLDSQKHIDYSLKSPYGGGRAGRVKRKRAKASEGAGDAEEEDEE, from the exons ATGGGAAG CGCCCCCAGGAAGCAGTCCAAGACCTACAAGGTCCCCAAGCGCCCCTACGAGGCCGCccgtctcgacgccgagctcaag CTCGCCGGCGAGTACGGTCTCCGCAACAAGCGCGAGATCTGGCGCATTCAGCTCACCCTCTCCAAGATccgtcgtgctgctcgtgagctcctcaagctcgacgacaaggacccCAAGCGTCTCTTCGAGGGTAACGCTCTTATCCGCCGTCTCGTCCGCATCGGTGTGCTCGACGACTCGCGCATGCGTCTCGACTACGTGCTCGCCCTCAAGACCGAGGACTTCCTTGAGCGCCGTCTCCAGACCCAGGTCttcaagctcggcctcgccaagTCGGTCCACCACGCTCGTGTCCTCATCCGCCAGCGCCACATCCGCGTCGGCAAGCAGGTCGTCAACGTCCCCTCGTTCGTTGTCCGCCTCGACTCGCAGAAGCACATCGACTACTCGCTCAAGTCGCCCtacggcggtggccgcgctggccgcgtCAAGAGGAAGCGCGCCAAGGCCTCGGAGggtgccggcgacgccgaggaggaggacgaggagtaA
- the RPL21A gene encoding 60S ribosomal protein L21-A, with protein sequence MFKKSFRQHGAPNLSTYLVNYKVGDIVDIVANSSAKSLPHKFYHGKTGIVYNVAPRAVGVIAYKVVNGRYLEKRINVRIEHVKHSKCRQEFLDRVKSNAAKKAEAKASGETVVLKRLPAQPREARTISSKNNVPQTLTAQPYETTI encoded by the exons ATGTTCAAGAAGAGCTTCCGCC AGCACGGTGCTCCCAACCTCTCGACCTACCTCGTCAACTACAAGgtcggcgacattgtcgacattgtcgccaACTCCAGTGCTAAGTCGCTCCCCCACAAGTTCTACCACGG CAAGACCGGCATCGTCTACAACGTTGctccccgcgccgtcggtgTCATTGCCTACAAGGTTGTGAACGGCCGCTACCTCGAGAAGCGCATCAACGTCCGCATCGAGCACGTCAAGCACTCCAAGTGCCGTCAGGAGTTCCTTGACCGCGTCAAGTCGAacgccgccaagaaggctgAGGCCAAGGCCTCCGGCGAGACCGTTGTTCTCAAGCGTCtccccgcccagccccgtGAGGCCCGCACCATCTCGTCGAAGAACAACGTTCCCCAGACCCTCACCGCCCAGCCCTACGAGACCACCATCTAA
- the SCI1 gene encoding Style cell-cycle inhibitor 1, whose protein sequence is MPSSSYRDRSRSPREGRRERDGERDRARERERERDRDRDGDRRRDKDDRRDDRDRRDPDRRDRDRDRDRDRRDDRERSSRKDRERDDRKESRRDRDRDRERDRDRSHRSSRDESPRKQREPSPSDSEEELLDLAELGVSAITEDDYFLKADEYRFWLREERGKYLDELSSEQAHKYFRRFIRRWNDGALPRECYAPHDSTATRAKDLTAYKWSFASHRSRVNTEELAAARADVDRLTHGKALPASRLGAAGDGNDDDDDDDEIGPRPEPPSRSVSPGPRVGPAAPTVSDRQLAREVEAATASSDRAAERKATRKTALERAEEVAPRAVGREGKMAEKRAANDENKKVREKDQAAGLEVDDDTLMGGSESGFAAALRARDAAAARRADKKAEEWAEKKASMDERMAERRSKEAATMDMFKQMAKQRFG, encoded by the exons atgccgtcgtcgtcgtacagGGATCGatcgaggtcgccaaggGAGGGTCGGCGAGAGCGCGATGGTGAGCGGGATCGAGCtcgtgagcgtgagcgtgagcgggATCGTGACCGCGATGGCGACCGGCGCCGCGACAAGGACGAtcggcgcgacgaccgagacAGGAGGGACCCCGACAGGCGAGACCGAGACCGAGACCGTGATCGGGACCGCCGGGATGACCGCGAGAGGTCGAGTCGTAAGGATCGTGAGCGGGACGACCGCAAGGAGAGCCGGCGCGACCGAGACCGTGATCGTGAGCGAGACCGCGACCGCAGCCATCGAtcgtcgcgcgacgagtccccgcgcaagcagcgcgagccATCACCCAGCGactcggaggaggagctgctggacctcgccgagctcggcgtgtccgccatcaccgaggacgactaCTT CCTCAAGGCCGATGAGTACCGCTTCtggctgcgcgaggagcgcggcaagtacctcgacgagctgagcTCGGAGCAGGCGCACAAGTACTTTCGGCGGTTCATCCGGCGGTGgaacgacggcgcgctgccgcgcgAGTGCTATGCGCCGCAcgactcgacggcgacgcgggccaAGGACTTGACGGCGTA tAAATGGTCGTTTGCTAGCCACCGCTCGCGAGTGAATACAGAGGAGCtggcagctgcgcgcgcagacgTCGACCGCCTGACGCACGGCAAGGCGCTGCCTGCGTCGAGGTTGGGCGCAGCAggcgacggcaacgacgacgatgacgacgacgacgagattgGCCCGCGCCCCGAGCCGCCATCGCGGTCGGTATCACCTGGCCCGCGTGTgggcccggcggcgccgacggtgTCGGaccgccagctcgcgcgcgaggtggaggcggcaacggcgagctcggaccgcgcggcggagcgcaAGGCCACCCGCAagacggcgctcgagcgcgccgaggaggtcgcgccCCGCGCTGTCGGGAGAGAGGGAAAGATGGCCGAGAAGCGTGCCGCCAATGACGAGAACAAGAAGGTCAGGGAGAAGGACCAGGCGGCGGGtctcgaggtggacgacgacacgcttATGGGAGGAAGCGAGAGCGGGTTCGCCGCTGC acTGCGCGCACGcgatgccgctgctgcacgccgtgcggacaagaaggccgaggagtgggccgagaagaaggcgtcTATGGACGAGCGGATGGCAGAGCGCCGATCAAAGGAAGCTGCAACGATGGACAT GTTCAAGCAAATGGCAAAGCAGCGGTTTGGTTAG
- the SPAC806.04c_0 gene encoding Protein-glutamate O-methyltransferase3, with product MYNGPASLIHSSSFWLSLLFQNRHSPSLSLTMTSTPTTKSHPSAKAPSKMTLNLGNLPPRKAGDFKKEAPAWPRTPSRVNPNQPPWPAYRGYHEYSFAHATMGVRLPTILGKAINDVWLTLNQEYDEDRILDLLECIHRMDTLMADLQNNATLRPIVDDGAGDVALWNKFFRGKDFMNAPWLFAEAYKYRRLRECFSLSKYWVDYDVFFRQKCDTFSRSSQAVFELSTRFHEPAQVNGSAADQAKKNRLIFLELTQICLWGNSTDLSLLIDMTEEDIKKLQSTGGEHLAATEKNILGNDLDKLADYVLSLKGARIDFVLDNAGFELYCDLVYADWLIQSGIASTVVFHGKRMPWFVSDVTKQDWNWLLNICVHGNLFPEVSEEENNSLREMGRRWKQYEKEGKWKYESHPFWSTGYTFWHLNSESPDLWIELQSSDLVIFKGDLNHRKLTYDCHAPPETPFPVAIGPLAADEGAPPICSLRTIKSDVVVGIPKELGPKLDEEEPGWKISGKYAVVLLSPGDPKGRPAAQ from the exons ATGTATAATGGACCCGCTTCTCTGATTCACTCTTCATCCTTCTGGCTTTCACTGCTGTTCCAGAaccgccactcaccatcgTTATCACTCACAATGACATCGACCCCGACCACCAAGTCTCACCCGAGCGCCAAGGCGCCGTCCAAGATGACG CTCAACCTCGGTAACCTGCCGCCTAGGAAGGCGGGTGACTTCAAGAaggaggcgccggcg TGGCCTCGCACACCGTCGCGAGTCAACCCTA ACCAGCCCCCTTGGCCCGCATACCGAGGCTACCACGAGTACTCGTTCGCTCAt gCCACCATGGGCGTCCGCCTGCCGACAATCCTCGGCAAGGCTATCAACGACGTCTGGCTCACGCTCAACCAAgagtacgacgaggaccgGATCCTGGACCTCCTCGAGTGCATCCATCGCATGGACACGCTCATGGCCGACCTGCAGAACAATGCTACGCTGCGCCcgattgtcgacgacggcgcaggcgacgtcgcgctctGGAACAAG TTCTTCCGCGGCAAGGACTTTATGAACGCGCCGTGGCTCTTTGCCGAGGCGTACAAGTACCGCCGCCTGAGGGAGTGCTTCTCCCTCAGCAAGTACTGGGTGGATTATG ACGTCTTCTTCCGCCAAAAGTGCGACACGTTCTCACGCTCGTCGCAGGCCGTGTTTGAGCTCTCGACGCGCTTCCACGAGCCGGCGCAGGTCAACGGCAGCGCAGCGGACCAGGCCAAGAAGAACCGCCTCATCTTCCTCGAGCTTACGCAGA TCTGCCTGTGGGGCAACTCGACCGACCTGTCCCTACTCATCGACAtgaccgaggaggacatcAAGAAGCTCCAGTCgaccggcggcgagcacctcgcTGCCACCGAGAAGAACATTCTCGGCAACGACCtggacaagctcgccgactACGTGCTCTCGCTCAAGGGCGCGCGCATCGACTTTGTGCTCGACAATGCCGGCTTCGAGCTCTACTGCGACCTCGTGTACGCCGACTGGCTGATCCAGTCGGGCATTGCGAGCACGGTCGTCTTCCACGGGAAGCGCATGCCGTGGTTCGTGTCCGACGTGACCAAGCAGGACTGGAACTGGCTCCTCAATATCTGTGTGCACGGCAACCTCTTCCCCGAGGTCTCGGAGGAGGAGAACAACTCGCTGCGCGAGATGGGCCGCAGGTGGAAGCAGTacgagaaggagggcaagTGGAAGTacgagt CACATCCGTTCTGGAGCACGGGCTACACTTT CTGGCACCTCAACTCCGAGTCCCCCGACCTCTGGATCGAGCTGCAGAGCTCCGACCTCGTCATCTTCAAGGGCGACCTCAACCACCGCAAGCTCACATACGActgccacgcgccgcccgagacgcCTTTCCCTGTGGCGATTggcccgctcgcggccgacgagggcgcgccgcccatcTGCTCGCTGCGCACCATCAAGtcggacgtcgtcgtcggcatccccAAGGAGCTTGGccccaagctcgacgaggaggagcccgGATGGAAGATCTCGGGCAAGTATGCCGTCGTGCTGCTGTCACCTGGCGACCCGAAGGGCCGTCCCGCGGCGCAGTGA
- the SPBC16A3.17c gene encoding putative MFS-type transporterc, translating into MSAKYDDTAPIPNDLPPTAPALGDVENQAGSGTATPTDGARRKKGGGLTEGDADVAAIPDNNLWIVMPSIGLVLFLSALDQTIIATALPTIAEKFHATPSQYSWVATAYQLAMTLLTPVNGRVSDIVGRKPMLYIAIIVFTVFSALCGAAQNITWLIVARAFQGLGGGSIIGLTTMVVSDIVPLQQRGTYQGYMGASWGIAAVLGPILGGALTQKASWRWCFFINLPTCGVALILLVFTLKLNPPKGITFAELRRTFDFTGLVLVMAGGALLITGFSWAADHGFHTAAAIAMIAVGGFLLVLTVVNSLYTSRNAVIPARMFKTRTTLFFTIASTLHALAFIPSNILLPQFFQGVRGADALQSGIQLLPYAIFVSWSTVVAGQIQSRLRIVRPVVWVGYAVAVLSFGIMYGFFDSTMPLSRQYGLLVLPAVGIGLSLSSPLLIMQAAMPLKEMAAVTSAWTLTRSLGGSIGIAVFTAILNTNLRSKFTKVPGYGTEFEVPTSAQGYIALHELPEGPTKDAVLKAFSDSFRPVWLLSIIIFAICLVITIPTKSYSLNRGPQAAKTPGDASPVPEKSEGGEGDALPEEAQRAQGQDEATESSVATLNSTPSRDDAKVDAKADVKV; encoded by the exons ATGAGCGCCAAATACGACGACACGGCACCAATACCCAACGACctgccgcccaccgccccggcgctgggcgacgtcgagaacCAGGCTGGCtcggggacggcgacgccgaccgacggcgcgcggaggAAGAAGGGCGGCGGGTTGACCGAGGGCGAtgcgg ACGTCGCGGCCATCCCGGACAACAACCTCTGGATCGTCATGCCGAGTATCGGCCTCGTGCTCTTCCTCTCTGCGCTCGACCAGACA ATCATCGCTACCGCCTTGCCGACCATTGCGGAAAAG TTCCATGCCACGCCGAGCCAGTACAGTTGGGTTGCAACTGCGTACCAGCTCGCCATGACGCTCCTGACCCCCGTCAACGGGCGCGTGTCCGACATTGTGGGCCGCAAGCCGATGCTGTACATCGCGATCATCGTTTTCACCGTCTTTTCGGCCCTCTGTGGCGCCGCGCAGAACATTACCTGGCTGattgtcgcgcgcgcgttccAGGGCCTCGGTGGAGGGAGCATCATCGGCCTGACCACCATGGTCGTCTCCGACATCGTGCCcctccagcagcgcggcaCGTACCAGGGCTACATGGGCGCGAGCTGGGGCATCGCCGCGGTTCTGGGGCCtatcctcggcggcgcgctcacgCAGAAGGCtagctggcgctggtgcttCTTCATCAACct CCCAACctgcggcgtcgccctcatcctcctcgtcttcacGCTCAAGCTCAACCCGCCCAAGGGCATCACGTTCGCGGAGCTGCGGCGCACATTCGACTTCACAGGCCTGGTGCTCGTcatggcgggcggcgcgctgctcatcACGGGCTTCTCGTGGGCCGCAGACCACGGGTTCcacacggcggccgcgatcGCCATGattgccgtcggcggcttcCTGCTGGTGCTCACCGTCGTCAACAGCCTGTACACCTCCCGCAACGCCGTCATCCCCGCGCGCATGTTCAagacgcgcacgacgctcTTCTTCACCATCGCCagcacgctgcacgcgctcgcgttcATCCCGTCCAACATCTTGCTCCCGCAGTTCTTCCagggcgtgcgcggcgccgacgccctccaGTCGGGTATCCAGCTCCTGCCGTACGCCATCTTCGTGTCGTGGTCGACTGTCGTGGCCGGCCAGATCCAGTCACGCCTGCGTATCGTCCGCCCTGTTGTTTGGGTGGGCTACGCCGTCGCTGTGCTGTCCTTCGGCATCATGTACGGCTTCTTCGACTCGACCATGCCCCTTAGTCGGCAGTATGGcctgctcgtcctccccgccgtcggcatcggactgtcgctgtcgtctcCGCTGCTCATCATGCAGGCGGCGATGCCGCTCAAGgagatggcggcggtgacgtcTGCGTGGACGCTcacccgctcgctcggcggctCGATCGGCATCGCAGTCTTCACGGCCATCCTCAACACCAACCTCAGGTCCAAGTTCACCAAGGTGCCAGGCTACGGCACTGAGTTCGAGGTGCCGACCAGCGCGCAGGGCTACATCGCGCTGCACGAGCTGCCCGAGGGCCCGACAAAGGACGCAGTGCTCAAGGCCTTCTCCGACTCGTTCCGCCCCGTGTGGCTCCTGTCGATCATCATCTTCGCCATCTGCCTCGTCATCACGATCCCCACGAAATCCTACAGCCTCAACCGCGGTCCCCAGGCGGCCAAGACGCCCGGCGACGCCTCGCCTGTACCTGAGAagagcgagggcggcgagggcgacgcaTTGCCCGAGGAGGCGCAGCGTGCGCAGGGGCAGGACGAGGCGACCGAGTCGAGCGTCGCAACCCTCAACTCGACACCGAGCAGGGACGACGCAAAGGTCGACGCAAAGGCCGACGTAAAGGTCTAG
- the ndk-1 gene encoding Nucleoside diphosphate kinase, translating to MSTSEQTYIMIKPDGVQRGLVGEIIARFEKRGFKLAALKLAQPTKEHLEQHYADLKDKPFFPKLITYMLSGPVVCMVWEGLDAVKTGRVMLGATNPLASAPGTIRGDYALQTGANVCHGSDSVENGQKEIALWFPEGLTQWTAANSAWVYEA from the exons ATGTCCACCTCCGAGCAGACCTACATCATGATCAA GCCTGACGGCGTCCAGCGCGG cctcgtcggcgagatCATTGCCCGCTTCGAGAAGCGCGGCTTCAAGCTCGCTGCCCTcaagctcgcccagcccaccaaggagcacctcgagcagcactacgccgacctcaaggacaAGCCCTTCTTCCCCAAGCTCATCACCTACA TGCTTTCGGGCCCCGTCGTCTGCATGGTCTGGGAGGGCCTTGACGCCGTCAAGACCGGCCGTGTCATGCTCGGTGCCACCAAccccctcgcctcggccccTG GCACCATCCGTGGTGACTACGCCCTCCAGACCGGCGCCAACGTCT GCCACGGCTCCGACTCGGTCGAGAACGGCCAGAAGGAGATCGCTCTCTGGTTCCCCGAGGGCCTT ACCCAGTGGACTGCCGCCAACAGCGCATGGGTGTACGAGGCTTAA